The Sorangiineae bacterium MSr11367 genome window below encodes:
- a CDS encoding AarF/UbiB family protein → MVDRGLSLRHTETESSPSSMTTQPRDEQPAYRPRGANSYRFIRAYATTFQVIFSYLWLAFRRRMSSGSYQAQEIREVHLRNARRVKSTILSLQGLFIKVGQLLSIMANFLPEEFRSELETLQDQVPPRPLAEIVHRIEEQLAGKVDELFADFQRVPIASASLGQVHEARLRDGTRVAIKVQHQDIDEIVRLDLKTIRRILRIISFFFPVQGLDAYYHQIRELLRQELDFSLEADNIERISKNFTADPMLVFPTPVRSLSTKQILTTTFVAGKKVGDVAGLDELGIDKKELANRLVRTYCQMIFVDGVYHADPHPGNILVRQDGALILLDFGAVAELSPHMREGIPEFLEGVLRRDTDRLIRALRKMGFLSRTSDEEVSERVIEYFHQRFQEEIRLESFNLKDIKIDPQRGFENLLDLRKMNIGLKELSSAFHIPKDWVLLERTILLVYGCCSVLDPELNPMAIIQPYLHEFVLGKRDWQQIAVETVKDMALKAVTLPDDLRKYLTRATRGDLEVRVRGVQEGARILYAVGRQVIYTAIAIACGVAALQLHFRGEDRIARVLVWIAGGAAVLLVLSSIFSRPRSGRWR, encoded by the coding sequence ATGGTCGACCGAGGTCTCAGTCTTCGTCACACCGAAACGGAATCGTCGCCGTCGTCCATGACCACGCAGCCACGTGACGAGCAGCCCGCGTATCGGCCGCGCGGGGCCAACAGCTACCGGTTCATTCGCGCGTACGCGACGACGTTCCAAGTCATCTTCAGCTACCTCTGGCTCGCGTTTCGGCGGCGCATGTCGAGCGGTTCGTACCAGGCGCAGGAGATCCGCGAGGTTCACCTGCGCAACGCGCGGCGGGTGAAATCCACGATTTTGTCGCTGCAGGGGCTCTTCATCAAAGTGGGGCAGCTGCTCTCCATCATGGCGAACTTCCTCCCCGAGGAGTTCCGCAGCGAGCTCGAGACCTTGCAGGACCAAGTACCACCGCGTCCGCTTGCCGAGATCGTGCACCGCATCGAAGAGCAGCTCGCAGGCAAGGTCGACGAGCTCTTTGCCGACTTCCAGCGCGTGCCCATCGCCAGCGCATCCCTCGGACAGGTGCACGAGGCCCGCCTTCGCGATGGCACGCGCGTCGCCATCAAAGTCCAGCACCAGGACATCGACGAGATCGTGCGGCTCGACCTGAAGACGATCCGCCGCATTTTGCGCATCATCAGCTTCTTTTTCCCCGTCCAGGGGCTCGACGCCTACTACCACCAGATCCGCGAGTTGCTTCGCCAGGAGCTCGACTTCTCGCTCGAGGCCGACAACATCGAGCGCATCTCGAAGAACTTCACCGCCGACCCCATGCTCGTCTTTCCGACGCCCGTGCGGTCGCTCTCCACGAAGCAAATCCTCACCACGACCTTCGTGGCTGGAAAGAAGGTGGGCGACGTCGCCGGGCTCGACGAGTTGGGCATCGACAAGAAAGAGCTGGCGAACCGCCTGGTGCGCACCTACTGCCAGATGATCTTCGTCGACGGCGTCTACCACGCCGATCCGCACCCCGGGAACATCCTGGTCCGCCAGGACGGCGCACTCATCTTGCTCGACTTCGGCGCGGTGGCGGAGCTATCGCCGCACATGCGCGAAGGGATTCCCGAGTTCCTCGAAGGCGTGCTCCGCCGCGATACGGATCGGCTGATCCGCGCGTTGCGCAAGATGGGCTTTCTCTCGCGCACGAGCGACGAAGAAGTCAGCGAGCGGGTCATCGAGTATTTCCATCAGCGATTTCAGGAAGAGATCCGCCTCGAGAGCTTTAACCTGAAGGACATCAAGATCGATCCGCAGCGCGGCTTCGAGAACTTGCTCGACCTTCGCAAGATGAACATCGGCTTGAAGGAGCTCTCCAGTGCCTTTCACATTCCGAAGGACTGGGTGCTGCTCGAGCGCACCATCCTCCTCGTGTACGGCTGCTGCTCCGTGCTCGATCCCGAGCTGAATCCGATGGCCATCATCCAGCCGTACCTTCACGAATTCGTCCTTGGAAAGCGCGACTGGCAGCAGATTGCCGTCGAGACCGTGAAGGACATGGCCCTCAAGGCTGTCACCCTGCCGGACGATCTGCGCAAGTACCTCACGCGCGCCACGCGAGGCGATCTCGAGGTCCGCGTGCGCGGCGTTCAGGAAGGGGCCCGCATTCTTTACGCCGTGGGGCGTCAGGTCATCTACACCGCCATCGCCATCGCCTGCGGTGTAGCCGCGCTGCAACTTCACTTCCGCGGCGAAGATCGCATCGCGCGTGTGCTCGTCTGGATCGCAGGCGGCGCGGCCGTGTTGCTCGTGCTTTCGTCGATTTTCTCGCGCCCGAGGTCCGGGCGGTGGCGCTAA
- a CDS encoding ABC transporter substrate-binding protein: MGFVTLARSKKASSGSPWAAVSRDPSGATNPTAQLGAMPDSTTRRTSSEAALFIAWNVAKFRTSNIKTVSKRPKASRQAEPLDPYPREQSENLMKLRNFFSIVALASAVAVTGFSSPASADEASDAQAFVQTQHGKIATLLRQPASGSRDSQINAALETFVDYDELTRRAFGKPCPPAVSNCTDHWGQLTDAQKTEVRGLLKQLVEKNYRKNIIKTLDYEVSFKGSRAAGLGDSRIRTEAQNKLKPRDPAVQVDYFVHNQPGGLKVVDIVTEGSSLTKNYYDQFHKMLTTEGQKYPYVVKKLQEKIAKKD, translated from the coding sequence ATGGGCTTCGTCACGCTGGCCAGATCGAAGAAGGCGTCCTCCGGCTCCCCGTGGGCCGCTGTCAGCCGCGATCCGTCCGGCGCGACGAATCCGACGGCACAGCTTGGGGCGATGCCGGACTCGACGACGCGCCGCACCAGCTCGGAAGCCGCGCTTTTCATCGCGTGGAATGTTGCCAAGTTCCGTACGTCGAACATAAAGACCGTTTCCAAACGCCCCAAGGCTTCGCGCCAAGCTGAACCGCTTGACCCGTATCCCCGGGAGCAGAGTGAGAACCTAATGAAACTACGGAACTTTTTCTCGATTGTCGCGTTGGCTTCCGCCGTGGCCGTGACGGGCTTTTCCAGCCCCGCCTCCGCGGATGAGGCATCGGACGCGCAGGCTTTCGTGCAGACCCAGCACGGAAAAATCGCGACGCTCCTGCGCCAGCCTGCGTCCGGTTCGCGCGACTCGCAGATCAACGCCGCCCTCGAGACGTTCGTCGACTACGACGAGCTCACGCGCCGCGCATTCGGCAAGCCGTGCCCGCCGGCGGTCTCCAACTGCACGGATCACTGGGGCCAGCTGACGGATGCCCAAAAGACCGAGGTGCGGGGTCTGCTCAAACAGCTCGTGGAGAAAAACTACCGCAAGAACATCATTAAGACCCTCGACTACGAGGTCTCCTTCAAGGGGTCGCGGGCCGCGGGCCTGGGCGATTCACGCATTCGGACCGAGGCGCAGAACAAACTGAAGCCCCGCGATCCGGCCGTGCAGGTCGACTACTTCGTGCACAATCAGCCGGGCGGCTTGAAGGTCGTCGACATCGTGACGGAAGGCTCGAGCCTGACGAAAAATTACTACGACCAGTTCCACAAGATGCTGACGACCGAAGGTCAAAAGTACCCCTACGTCGTCAAGAAGCTCCAAGAGAAGATCGCCAAGAAAGACTAG
- a CDS encoding CAP domain-containing protein yields the protein MVAASAGCEGAADSDSPSTGDLSTETRGNDPPPALADLDEARRYNLDRVNAYRAEEGVPPLVLDETLNAFAQAASEQLSADHVPHKYFKTNVYKCNCNLGAENQGAPNGWRWRRLDVQIEQILAQMMISPGHRKNMLNPEYKRLGIGFVNPGENLYFTNDFGR from the coding sequence ATGGTGGCGGCGTCGGCGGGATGCGAAGGTGCTGCGGACTCGGATAGTCCCTCGACGGGGGATCTGTCGACCGAGACCCGCGGAAACGACCCGCCGCCGGCCCTCGCAGATCTGGATGAGGCGCGCCGGTACAACCTGGACCGGGTCAATGCCTACCGTGCCGAAGAAGGCGTGCCACCCCTCGTGCTCGACGAGACGCTCAACGCGTTCGCCCAGGCCGCGAGCGAGCAGCTCTCCGCCGACCACGTGCCCCATAAGTATTTCAAGACCAACGTGTACAAGTGCAACTGCAACCTCGGCGCCGAAAACCAGGGCGCGCCGAACGGCTGGCGCTGGCGCCGGCTCGATGTGCAGATCGAGCAGATCCTCGCGCAGATGATGATCAGCCCCGGACACCGGAAAAACATGTTGAACCCAGAGTACAAGCGCCTGGGCATCGGCTTCGTGAACCCCGGCGAGAATCTCTACTTCACGAACGACTTCGGCCGCTGA
- a CDS encoding peptidylprolyl isomerase → MLDLFRKKGVTSFIYGAIIVGMVLVFVLEFGPSAGQKKASFSTACVANVKGRCIDPKDFSGAYRLLIPRDEDGVRRAKQMGLRRVALDGLIERELLVSEAARLGLTVTKEELDDTIYEGFIHVSVPAENPQVAYQLRIGDGRMYAGFKDPKTKRFDLNVYKRTIRNLMGRSEIEFREEQEHELLAAKMRDVIRAPVRVSEIEALEAYVSEKSSATVESVAVKTSYAAKYGVPLTDADVSKWAADKENEKQITALVDARKEDAKPKPNHIRHILVRVEKGATPEQKGLALGKLAEAAARIKKGEAFADIAREYSADPGSAARGGDVGEDTKGFVTPFKNAADALKPGETTSKAIETQFGYHLIAKDDPAKAAEIEAALKKGAARELYVKGKALEAAKEIANKIQAGLKAGKSADDTIREATLLLKRPTAAVALLPVQSEEPAAAADAGAPKTDAGAKDAKKDEKKDAVAQKELTPENDPDRPKLETSSSFNRGGDPIPGLSPETSQKVLAFAFEGKAGDLYAEPLRTDDGFTVIRLKEQKTATKDEFEKDRDTYMQTLLAGKQTEALAVYVKRLREAAKSEIKIDENYLKDPTARDGGVPQDLDEEGP, encoded by the coding sequence ATGCTCGATCTGTTCCGAAAGAAGGGCGTCACCTCGTTCATCTATGGCGCCATCATCGTTGGCATGGTCCTGGTGTTCGTGCTCGAGTTCGGGCCGTCCGCAGGCCAGAAAAAGGCCTCGTTCTCCACGGCCTGCGTGGCGAACGTCAAAGGTCGCTGCATCGACCCGAAGGATTTCTCGGGCGCGTACCGCCTCCTCATCCCGCGCGATGAAGACGGCGTGCGTCGGGCCAAGCAAATGGGCCTGCGCCGGGTCGCCCTCGATGGCCTGATCGAGCGTGAGCTCCTGGTGAGCGAGGCCGCGCGCCTCGGCCTCACCGTGACGAAGGAAGAACTCGACGACACGATTTACGAGGGATTCATCCACGTGAGCGTGCCCGCGGAGAACCCGCAGGTGGCCTACCAGCTGCGCATCGGCGACGGCCGCATGTACGCGGGCTTCAAGGACCCGAAGACGAAGCGCTTCGACCTGAACGTCTACAAGCGAACCATCCGCAACCTGATGGGGCGTTCGGAGATCGAATTCCGCGAAGAGCAAGAGCACGAGCTTCTCGCCGCCAAGATGCGCGACGTGATCCGCGCGCCGGTGCGCGTGAGCGAGATCGAGGCTCTGGAGGCGTACGTCAGCGAGAAGAGCTCGGCCACGGTGGAGAGCGTTGCGGTGAAGACGTCGTACGCGGCGAAGTACGGCGTGCCGCTCACCGATGCGGACGTCTCCAAGTGGGCGGCGGACAAAGAGAACGAGAAGCAGATCACGGCGTTGGTGGATGCGCGCAAGGAAGACGCGAAGCCCAAGCCGAATCACATTCGTCACATCCTCGTGCGCGTCGAGAAGGGCGCGACGCCGGAGCAAAAAGGTCTCGCGCTCGGCAAGCTGGCCGAGGCGGCGGCGCGCATCAAGAAGGGCGAAGCGTTCGCGGACATCGCGCGTGAGTACTCGGCGGACCCGGGGAGTGCAGCCCGCGGCGGTGACGTGGGCGAAGACACCAAGGGCTTCGTGACGCCGTTCAAGAACGCGGCGGATGCGCTCAAGCCGGGCGAGACGACCAGCAAGGCCATCGAGACGCAGTTCGGTTACCACCTGATCGCGAAGGACGACCCGGCGAAGGCCGCGGAGATCGAGGCGGCGCTGAAGAAGGGTGCGGCGCGCGAGCTCTACGTCAAAGGCAAGGCGCTCGAGGCGGCGAAGGAGATCGCGAACAAGATCCAGGCAGGCCTCAAGGCCGGCAAGAGCGCGGACGACACGATCCGCGAGGCGACGCTGCTGTTGAAGCGCCCCACGGCGGCCGTTGCCCTGCTCCCCGTGCAGTCCGAGGAGCCCGCTGCTGCGGCGGACGCGGGCGCGCCGAAGACGGACGCAGGCGCGAAGGACGCTAAGAAGGACGAGAAGAAAGACGCCGTCGCACAGAAGGAGCTGACGCCGGAGAACGATCCGGATCGGCCGAAGCTGGAGACGTCGAGCTCGTTCAATCGCGGCGGCGATCCCATTCCGGGCCTCTCGCCGGAGACCTCGCAGAAGGTGCTGGCGTTTGCCTTCGAGGGCAAAGCAGGGGACCTTTATGCAGAGCCGCTGCGTACCGACGACGGGTTCACCGTGATCCGTCTGAAGGAGCAGAAGACGGCCACCAAGGACGAGTTCGAAAAGGATCGCGACACGTACATGCAGACGCTCTTGGCCGGAAAGCAGACGGAGGCCCTCGCGGTGTACGTGAAGCGCCTGCGCGAAGCCGCGAAGAGCGAGATCAAGATCGACGAGAATTACCTGAAGGATCCGACCGCCCGCGACGGCGGCGTTCCGCAGGACCTGGACGAAGAGGGTCCCTGA
- a CDS encoding serine/threonine protein kinase: protein MPSAVSYGVGASVEEPAPALRYESLYRIGRGGMGVVEVAIQHGPNNAARLVAFKRLLPEASREARHRNMFLREARLATMLAHPNVVRALDCGQVNGEVFIAMEFVEGETLSSIFEVLREKGHRVAPGVAAHILALVCDGLHAAHELCDASGVKLNLVHRDVSPHNVMIARDGEVKLLDFGVAKIDASDVLTRTGEVKGKAAYMSPEQVMSDPLDRRSDLYSVGALLFECIAGRRMWEGNEMDVIRELTQGEAPSLQAWAPDAPPELCQLHARLCARSADQRPATARDVADELRAYVVRSGMPPDQWMLEQSLFGLFAAEAHRRRETLRTALAKAAIPEAQKQRLIEQVTFRQSTPRSVRPPPPPGATPLPAMANATPPDALQVPPSWGPSPAARALARRRYALLGVALFAVALLLIAAYCLSMLYLRR, encoded by the coding sequence ATGCCGTCGGCAGTCTCGTACGGCGTCGGTGCCAGTGTGGAGGAACCCGCGCCCGCTCTTCGTTATGAATCGCTGTATCGGATCGGCCGAGGCGGTATGGGCGTGGTCGAAGTGGCGATTCAACATGGCCCGAACAACGCGGCCCGCCTCGTCGCGTTCAAACGGCTCTTGCCCGAGGCCTCCCGGGAGGCGCGCCACCGCAACATGTTCCTGCGCGAGGCCCGCCTCGCCACCATGCTGGCGCACCCCAACGTGGTGCGGGCGCTCGACTGCGGCCAGGTCAACGGCGAAGTCTTCATCGCCATGGAGTTCGTCGAGGGCGAGACGCTCTCGAGCATATTCGAGGTGCTCCGAGAGAAAGGGCACCGCGTCGCCCCCGGCGTGGCGGCGCACATCCTAGCGCTCGTTTGCGACGGCCTGCACGCGGCGCACGAGCTTTGCGACGCCAGCGGGGTGAAACTGAACCTCGTGCACCGCGACGTGTCGCCGCACAACGTGATGATCGCGCGCGACGGCGAGGTGAAGCTGCTCGACTTCGGCGTGGCCAAGATCGACGCGAGCGATGTCCTCACGCGCACCGGCGAAGTCAAAGGCAAGGCCGCGTACATGTCGCCCGAGCAAGTGATGAGCGATCCGCTCGACCGCCGCAGCGACCTATACAGCGTGGGCGCGCTGCTCTTCGAGTGCATCGCCGGCCGCCGCATGTGGGAAGGCAACGAGATGGACGTCATCCGCGAGCTCACGCAGGGCGAGGCGCCCAGCCTGCAAGCGTGGGCTCCGGATGCGCCCCCCGAGCTTTGCCAACTGCACGCGCGGCTCTGCGCGCGTTCGGCCGATCAGCGGCCGGCCACCGCGCGGGACGTGGCCGATGAGCTGCGTGCATACGTCGTCCGCAGCGGGATGCCGCCGGATCAATGGATGCTCGAGCAATCGCTCTTCGGGCTCTTCGCGGCGGAGGCACACCGGCGACGCGAGACGCTGCGCACGGCGTTGGCCAAGGCGGCCATTCCCGAGGCGCAGAAGCAGCGGCTCATCGAGCAGGTCACCTTCCGGCAGTCGACACCGCGCTCGGTGCGGCCACCGCCGCCTCCCGGAGCTACGCCGTTGCCGGCCATGGCCAACGCCACGCCGCCGGACGCGCTTCAGGTTCCGCCGAGCTGGGGCCCCTCGCCCGCGGCGCGGGCGCTCGCGCGACGGCGGTATGCGCTGTTGGGTGTCGCGCTCTTCGCCGTCGCGCTGCTGCTGATCGCCGCTTACTGCTTGTCGATGCTGTACTTGCGCAGGTAA
- a CDS encoding sigma 54-interacting transcriptional regulator, giving the protein MDENHATKARVLHWFVRGGSVRTPDGKTLTVDVDPIVIGRDEGAQISIPDPEVSSIHCELRAVNEGIQVRDLGSTNGTFIGLVRVKEAVVTTVSELTVGSSRLVIEPAAKRRVDVGFSNHFGSLVGNSPRMRRVFSILEKVAPTSLSVLILGETGTGKEVVAKSVHDASPQRNGPFVVVDCGSIPPMLAESLLFGHERGAFTGAHERRKGALGEADGGTLFLDELGELPLDLQPKLLRALAERQIKRVGGSQVEPIDVRVLAATRRDLGREMNAGRFRSDLFFRIAQVRVELPALRERLSDLPSLVEEVCRRVGKPEHAQTVIAWLEGHMGSHDWPGNVRELVNVASVAATLAGEPGAIDDVLTLTREQPLDAARPSGPATAFSEAKRTAIASFEREYFTDLTKRAGGNVSEMARQSGMERHHVRAYLRKYSIDKQ; this is encoded by the coding sequence ATGGACGAAAACCACGCCACCAAAGCTCGTGTGCTCCACTGGTTCGTTCGCGGCGGTTCGGTGCGCACGCCCGACGGGAAGACCCTTACGGTGGACGTCGACCCGATCGTCATCGGGCGCGACGAGGGCGCTCAGATTTCCATCCCCGATCCGGAAGTGAGCAGCATCCACTGCGAGCTTCGAGCGGTCAACGAAGGCATCCAGGTTCGCGATCTCGGTAGCACCAACGGCACGTTCATCGGCCTGGTTCGCGTCAAAGAGGCCGTCGTCACCACCGTCTCCGAGCTCACCGTAGGTAGCTCTCGCCTGGTGATCGAGCCTGCGGCCAAGCGCCGGGTCGACGTCGGGTTTTCCAACCATTTCGGCTCGCTGGTGGGCAATTCGCCGCGCATGCGGCGCGTGTTCAGCATCCTCGAGAAGGTTGCCCCCACCTCGCTCAGCGTTCTCATTCTGGGCGAGACGGGCACGGGCAAAGAGGTGGTGGCCAAGTCGGTGCACGACGCCAGCCCGCAGCGCAACGGCCCGTTCGTGGTCGTCGACTGCGGTTCCATTCCGCCGATGCTCGCGGAGAGCCTTCTCTTCGGCCACGAGCGCGGTGCCTTCACGGGCGCGCACGAGCGCCGCAAGGGCGCTCTCGGCGAGGCCGACGGCGGCACGCTCTTCCTCGATGAATTGGGAGAGCTCCCGCTGGATCTGCAGCCCAAGTTGCTGCGCGCGCTCGCCGAGCGTCAGATCAAGCGCGTCGGCGGAAGCCAGGTCGAGCCGATCGACGTGCGCGTTCTCGCTGCAACGAGGCGCGATCTCGGCCGCGAGATGAACGCGGGGCGTTTCCGCTCCGACTTGTTCTTCCGCATCGCGCAGGTGCGCGTCGAGCTGCCGGCGTTGCGCGAGCGTCTCTCCGACTTGCCCTCGCTGGTCGAAGAGGTGTGCCGCCGCGTTGGAAAGCCGGAGCATGCGCAGACGGTCATCGCATGGCTCGAAGGGCACATGGGCTCGCACGATTGGCCGGGCAACGTGCGCGAGCTGGTAAACGTCGCGTCGGTTGCCGCGACGCTCGCGGGCGAACCAGGGGCCATCGACGACGTGCTCACGCTCACGCGCGAGCAGCCACTCGATGCGGCACGCCCCAGCGGACCGGCCACGGCGTTCAGTGAGGCGAAGCGCACGGCGATCGCGTCGTTCGAGCGCGAGTACTTCACCGATCTCACCAAGCGCGCCGGCGGCAACGTCAGCGAGATGGCGCGCCAGAGCGGCATGGAGCGCCACCACGTGCGCGCTTACCTGCGCAAGTACAGCATCGACAAGCAGTAA
- a CDS encoding beta-lactamase family protein, with the protein MAPSCAVGFVAPDGSRLTAAHGEPEDAFFDLASVTKPMTALAVVESGLDPARPLVDFLPELAGTAAAPVPIELLLAHRAGLRATYPICAPLVAGGDVDPARALATLANARRPDAIGPCPPEGFAPLYSDAGYVLAGEALARFVGARDAGEAIEQLVVRPLELGSALGTARGLEAEGIALIARAAPTEVVSWRGGTIRGRVHDETAWALTREGGSGHAGMFGTADAVLRFGADVLARLDARTLPEWVLRERPGGTLRAGFDGKSPEGSSAGTRIGPRAFGHLGFTGTSLWIDPDAQVVLVVLTNRVHPTRDHVAIRIARPWIHDALFELAVSGRSRS; encoded by the coding sequence ATCGCCCCAAGCTGTGCCGTCGGATTCGTCGCGCCGGACGGATCGCGGCTGACAGCGGCCCACGGGGAGCCGGAGGACGCCTTCTTCGATCTGGCCAGCGTGACGAAGCCCATGACGGCGCTCGCCGTGGTCGAAAGCGGGCTCGATCCGGCGCGCCCCCTGGTCGATTTCCTCCCGGAGCTCGCCGGCACCGCCGCGGCACCCGTGCCCATCGAGCTTCTGCTCGCGCACCGCGCCGGCTTGCGCGCGACCTATCCGATTTGCGCACCGCTCGTCGCAGGAGGGGACGTGGATCCTGCGCGCGCTTTGGCGACGTTGGCGAATGCCCGGCGTCCCGACGCGATCGGCCCATGCCCGCCCGAAGGCTTTGCGCCCTTGTACAGCGACGCGGGCTACGTTCTCGCCGGCGAAGCGCTCGCGCGGTTCGTGGGCGCGCGGGATGCCGGGGAAGCCATCGAGCAGCTCGTCGTTCGGCCACTCGAACTCGGGTCGGCGTTGGGGACTGCGCGCGGCCTGGAAGCGGAGGGCATCGCTCTGATCGCGCGCGCCGCGCCCACGGAGGTCGTGAGCTGGCGCGGCGGCACCATCCGCGGTCGCGTGCACGACGAGACGGCGTGGGCGCTCACGCGCGAGGGCGGCTCCGGCCATGCGGGCATGTTCGGCACCGCCGACGCTGTGCTTCGCTTTGGCGCCGACGTGCTCGCCCGCCTCGACGCGCGAACCTTGCCCGAGTGGGTTCTACGAGAACGCCCCGGCGGCACCCTGCGCGCGGGCTTCGACGGCAAGAGCCCCGAAGGCTCCAGCGCCGGCACACGCATCGGCCCGCGCGCGTTCGGTCATCTCGGCTTCACGGGCACGAGCCTCTGGATCGATCCCGACGCGCAGGTGGTGCTCGTCGTCCTCACGAACCGCGTGCACCCCACGCGCGACCACGTGGCCATCCGCATCGCACGCCCCTGGATCCACGACGCGCTCTTCGAACTGGCTGTCAGCGGCCGAAGTCGTTCGTGA
- the glpK gene encoding glycerol kinase GlpK, whose protein sequence is MAKYVLAIDQGTTGSTALVVSLDGKTVGRHNTEFPQHFPKPGWVEHEPREIWASVVTSVNQALAAAKVDPKDIAAIGITNQRETTLLWDRATGEPIARAIVWQCRRTADVCDRLKAEGHEPRVRERTGLVIDAYFSGTKIAWLLDHVEGARARADKGELAFGTIDTYLVHRLTGGAVHATDVTNASRTMLMNLARIEWDPELCQLLRVPASVLPKIVGSAEVVGTTRGVGFLPDGIPIAGIAGDQQAALFGQACFGEGDAKCTYGTGAFALMNIGARPLFSTHGLVTTVAWRIGGEVTYAFEGSAFIAGAAVQWLRDGLGIIRHAKDVEELARKVESSDGVAFVPALAGLGAPYWDQGARGTIVGLTRGTTAAHLARATLEGIAFEVWDLLEAMTKDAKREVVRLRVDGGAVQNDLLMQLQADIAQVTVERPLDIESTGRGAAMLAAVGAGLTKMSDLTALAKVETQFAPKVGHVERAAMLSRWKDAVGRARSKA, encoded by the coding sequence ATGGCCAAGTACGTTCTCGCGATCGATCAAGGTACGACCGGGTCCACGGCGCTGGTGGTGTCGCTGGATGGCAAAACCGTGGGGCGCCACAACACGGAATTTCCGCAGCATTTTCCCAAGCCGGGATGGGTCGAACACGAGCCGCGCGAGATCTGGGCCTCGGTCGTCACGTCGGTGAACCAGGCCCTCGCCGCCGCGAAGGTGGACCCGAAGGACATCGCTGCGATCGGCATTACGAATCAGCGCGAGACGACCTTGCTCTGGGATCGCGCCACCGGTGAGCCAATCGCCCGCGCCATCGTTTGGCAGTGCCGGCGCACCGCCGACGTGTGCGATCGGCTCAAGGCCGAAGGGCACGAGCCGCGGGTGCGGGAGCGCACCGGGCTGGTCATCGATGCGTACTTCTCCGGGACGAAGATCGCCTGGCTGCTCGACCATGTCGAAGGCGCTCGGGCGCGGGCCGACAAGGGCGAGCTCGCCTTTGGCACGATCGACACGTACCTCGTCCATCGCCTAACGGGCGGTGCCGTGCATGCCACGGACGTGACGAATGCATCGCGCACCATGCTGATGAACCTGGCGCGCATCGAGTGGGATCCCGAGCTGTGCCAGCTCTTACGGGTTCCCGCGTCGGTGCTGCCCAAGATCGTCGGCAGCGCGGAGGTCGTGGGCACGACGCGGGGCGTCGGATTTTTGCCCGACGGGATCCCCATCGCGGGCATCGCGGGCGACCAGCAGGCGGCCTTGTTCGGCCAGGCGTGCTTTGGGGAGGGGGACGCCAAGTGCACCTACGGCACCGGCGCCTTCGCCCTGATGAACATCGGCGCGCGCCCGCTTTTCAGCACCCATGGCCTGGTCACCACGGTGGCCTGGCGGATTGGCGGGGAGGTTACCTACGCCTTCGAGGGGAGCGCCTTCATTGCCGGTGCCGCGGTGCAATGGCTGCGCGATGGCCTGGGGATCATTCGGCACGCGAAGGACGTCGAGGAGCTGGCGCGCAAGGTCGAATCCAGCGATGGCGTCGCGTTCGTGCCTGCGCTCGCGGGGCTCGGGGCGCCGTATTGGGATCAAGGGGCGCGCGGCACCATCGTCGGTTTGACGCGTGGGACCACGGCCGCGCACCTGGCAAGGGCCACGTTGGAGGGCATCGCCTTCGAGGTGTGGGATTTGCTGGAGGCCATGACGAAGGACGCGAAGCGTGAGGTGGTTCGGCTTCGGGTCGACGGTGGCGCCGTGCAAAACGATCTCCTCATGCAATTACAGGCGGATATTGCCCAGGTAACTGTAGAACGCCCCCTGGACATCGAATCGACCGGACGTGGCGCGGCCATGTTGGCTGCGGTTGGGGCAGGCCTCACCAAGATGAGCGACCTGACGGCTCTGGCGAAGGTGGAAACGCAGTTTGCGCCGAAGGTGGGACACGTCGAACGCGCGGCCATGCTGAGCAGATGGAAGGATGCCGTGGGGCGAGCCCGGTCCAAAGCCTGA
- a CDS encoding PilZ domain-containing protein, with protein sequence MKNRRSLTPMQGVPVDGTPLRRSDVRREVSERIQLRKLDPNAPPDTDPAAGPLLDGWALNVSRGGIRCILEESVELGDEFEITIGEVGNAPMTRRGRIVWVQEEADGLIVGVEFLTPSGTAVTEAAAAEAAETPEI encoded by the coding sequence GTGAAAAACCGTAGGAGCCTCACCCCCATGCAGGGCGTCCCCGTCGACGGCACGCCCCTGCGACGCAGCGACGTGCGACGTGAGGTCAGCGAGCGCATTCAGCTGCGAAAGCTCGATCCGAATGCGCCCCCCGACACCGATCCCGCGGCCGGCCCCCTGCTCGATGGGTGGGCCCTCAACGTAAGCCGCGGTGGAATCCGCTGTATCCTCGAGGAAAGCGTGGAACTCGGGGACGAGTTCGAGATCACCATCGGCGAAGTGGGCAACGCCCCAATGACGCGCCGCGGTCGAATCGTTTGGGTCCAGGAGGAGGCCGACGGACTCATCGTTGGCGTGGAGTTTTTGACCCCGTCGGGAACCGCCGTCACCGAAGCCGCCGCCGCGGAAGCTGCCGAGACTCCGGAGATTTAG